Proteins found in one Terriglobia bacterium genomic segment:
- the aroF gene encoding 3-deoxy-7-phosphoheptulonate synthase codes for MTREISDTRLVGREGKAENTIVDVGGVLVGGMDIVVMAGPCSVESEEQLLATAIAVKRAGAKILRGGAFKPRTSPYSFHGLHEEGLKLLAEVRRATGLPVVTEAMDTRHLDAVCAHADMIQIGSRNMQNYTLLEEVGKLRLPVLLKRGFSATIEEFLLAAEYIASGGNGRIVLCERGIRTFETSTRNTLDLSAVPLLKRWTHLPVIVDPSHGTGLWWLVPHMARAAVAAGADGLLVEVHVNPQEALSDGEQSLRPETFERMMNDIRPVAHAIGRCWQLGTGVASKDDLPGKPQPMAARLANAREKDELV; via the coding sequence ATGACGCGAGAAATCTCAGACACCAGGCTCGTCGGTCGTGAGGGCAAGGCGGAGAACACCATCGTCGATGTCGGCGGCGTCCTGGTCGGCGGGATGGACATCGTCGTGATGGCTGGCCCGTGTTCCGTGGAGAGCGAGGAACAGCTCCTCGCGACAGCCATCGCGGTGAAGCGGGCAGGAGCAAAAATCCTGCGGGGCGGGGCTTTCAAGCCGCGCACTTCTCCCTACAGCTTCCATGGCCTGCATGAGGAAGGGCTGAAGCTTCTGGCCGAAGTGCGCCGCGCCACCGGCCTACCGGTGGTCACGGAGGCGATGGATACGCGACACCTGGACGCCGTGTGCGCCCATGCGGACATGATCCAGATCGGATCCCGCAACATGCAGAACTACACGCTGCTGGAGGAGGTTGGGAAGCTTCGCCTGCCGGTGCTTTTGAAGCGCGGGTTCAGCGCCACGATCGAGGAGTTCCTGCTGGCCGCAGAGTACATTGCCAGCGGAGGCAACGGTCGGATTGTCCTGTGCGAGCGGGGCATCCGCACCTTCGAAACGTCGACGCGAAACACACTGGACCTGAGTGCGGTGCCCCTGCTGAAGCGTTGGACCCATTTGCCCGTAATCGTGGACCCGAGCCACGGAACAGGACTGTGGTGGCTGGTACCGCACATGGCCCGCGCTGCCGTGGCGGCCGGCGCCGACGGCCTGTTGGTTGAAGTACATGTAAATCCTCAAGAGGCGCTGAGCGACGGAGAGCAATCGCTCCGTCCTGAGACGTTCGAGCGCATGATGAATGATATACGGCCTGTGGCGCACGCCATCGGCCGGTGTTGGCAGCTGGGGACCGGGGTCGCCTCCAAAGATGACTTGCCTGGTAAGCCGCAGCCTATGGCGGCGCGACTCGCAAATGCTCGTGAGAAGGATGAACTTGTTTGA
- a CDS encoding CRTAC1 family protein — protein MSSVKLELLSLLLLAFAASQNKPAPPVFTDVTKQAGISFKHCLGDDEISSIVEATGSGCAFLDFDGDGLMDIYAVNGRYLEGISDPDSRFKSARTPSRLYRNKGDGTFEDVTEKAGVGASGYGMGVAVGDFDNDGHPDIYVTNFGKNILYHNNGNSTFTDVTEKAGVACGQWSVGAIWIDYDKDGYLDLFVGNYLEFDSKYRLFYEAEVYPGPLSYPGQLSVLYHNNHDGTFTDVSAKAGINKKGRAMGVLSADYDEDGWPDIFVANDAMQNYMYHNNGNGTFTEVGIECGAAFGQHGNAVSSMGGDFADFDGDGKLDLVVPAMNYIGIFRNLGRGLFEEISVSTGVARVSAQFWSWGGDFMDFDNDGWPDLLIANGDGHRLSEKQEQLLMRNVAGPNGQRVFVDVSRSVGPYFDTRSVARGLATGDCDNDGDLDFFVLNIDQPSVLLRNDGGNRNNWLTLQLIGTKSNRDGVGARVIVRSGDFTQVAEKMSASSYLSQNDPRLHFGLGQRTMVDEVTIQWPSGKTQKLKEVKANQFLKVIEP, from the coding sequence TTGAGTTCCGTCAAATTGGAGCTTCTGTCGCTTCTGCTCTTGGCTTTCGCCGCCTCTCAGAACAAGCCCGCTCCACCGGTGTTCACCGACGTCACGAAGCAAGCCGGAATCTCATTCAAACATTGCCTGGGAGACGACGAGATCAGCTCGATCGTCGAGGCTACGGGCTCGGGCTGCGCATTTCTGGACTTCGACGGTGATGGTTTGATGGACATCTATGCCGTGAACGGCCGCTATCTCGAGGGCATCAGCGACCCGGATTCCCGTTTCAAAAGCGCTCGAACCCCCAGCCGCCTGTACCGGAACAAAGGCGATGGGACCTTCGAAGATGTTACCGAGAAGGCGGGGGTGGGCGCTTCCGGGTACGGCATGGGAGTTGCGGTCGGCGACTTCGACAACGACGGCCATCCGGACATTTATGTGACGAATTTCGGCAAGAACATCCTCTATCACAACAACGGCAACAGCACATTCACCGATGTTACGGAGAAAGCAGGCGTCGCATGCGGTCAGTGGAGCGTGGGCGCCATCTGGATCGATTATGACAAGGATGGATACCTTGACCTGTTCGTCGGCAACTATCTCGAGTTCGACAGCAAGTACCGGCTTTTCTACGAGGCGGAAGTGTATCCCGGCCCTCTGTCTTACCCCGGACAGTTGTCAGTCCTCTACCACAACAATCACGACGGGACCTTCACTGACGTCAGCGCAAAGGCGGGCATAAATAAGAAGGGTCGAGCCATGGGAGTCCTGTCGGCGGACTATGACGAGGACGGCTGGCCTGACATCTTCGTCGCCAACGATGCCATGCAGAACTACATGTACCACAACAACGGCAACGGCACATTCACAGAGGTCGGAATCGAGTGTGGCGCAGCATTCGGCCAGCACGGCAATGCGGTCTCATCCATGGGAGGCGATTTCGCCGACTTCGATGGGGACGGCAAGCTCGACCTCGTGGTGCCGGCCATGAATTACATCGGGATTTTCCGAAACCTGGGCCGCGGGCTGTTCGAGGAAATTTCCGTCTCGACGGGCGTGGCAAGGGTCAGCGCCCAGTTCTGGTCCTGGGGCGGTGATTTCATGGACTTTGACAACGATGGCTGGCCGGACCTCCTCATCGCAAACGGAGATGGTCATCGCCTTTCTGAGAAGCAGGAACAGCTTCTCATGAGAAATGTCGCAGGACCGAACGGACAGCGTGTGTTCGTCGATGTTTCCAGATCTGTCGGCCCCTACTTCGATACCAGGAGTGTGGCCAGGGGCCTGGCTACCGGCGATTGCGACAACGACGGAGACCTGGATTTCTTCGTTCTGAACATCGACCAGCCGTCCGTCCTCCTCAGAAATGACGGAGGCAATAGAAACAACTGGCTTACGCTGCAACTAATCGGCACCAAGAGCAATAGAGATGGCGTGGGCGCCCGGGTGATCGTGCGTTCAGGCGATTTCACTCAGGTGGCAGAGAAAATGTCGGCAAGCAGCTACCTTTCCCAGAACGATCCCAGGCTCCACTTCGGGCTCGGCCAGCGCACCATGGTAGATGAGGTAACCATCCAGTGGCCCAGCGGAAAAACGCAAAAGCTGAAGGAGGTGAAGGCAAACCAGTTCCTCAAGGTGATTGAACCATGA
- a CDS encoding beta-propeller fold lactonase family protein encodes MHRARILSLGLATLIALASSALLPGDAFQASRDGSTRARYAVPEDDLYKSPIQMALSGDGRRLFVACENSGEVLVIDTAVRRVVSSMRTGRNPFGVALSPDESRLYVSNRWDDNVTVFNVGTMEVIGLIPVGDDPHGLVTDETGRYLFVANLGTDDVSVINTADFKEIKRLEAGRSPFGIAFSPDHRFLYVSSQLSVPVPFRTPPILELTVIDAKRQVVAGRRQLFSTLIGQDLAVSPDNRFVVVALELPKNLLPETQVYQGWMVTHGFAVAEAGPQGRVAYFLLDEPNLYYADPFGVAFSPDGQRLYISSSGVNAVTVIDMRRVAGLLQARDGKIGLSDEAIGLNARNLGLSSEYVLARVPTQCNPKDMVASPDGRWIYVANRLSDSIQVIDAGNNQVAGAIDLGGPSIETVLRRGARLFNYSSISFQKQLSCNTCHPENHLDGLVYDIVAPGDGIGRNLVENRTMRDIADTAPYKWSGTNPTLQRQDGPRAAQLFFRSHGFEKDDLEATVHFIESLSLMNSRYAPADGRLNEFQRRGRAAFERAYTKDGRYIPVANRCITCHPAPYYTDCMTHDVGTQANTDDSGEFDTPQLGDIYDTSPFLHDGRCYSLEEIWTVFNPGDTHGVTNDMAKENLNELIEYIKTLWVGEPVRDKELFASLFVKSTTGNYRLRVEDLDSLTRPGAKYIGNEVCGTCHAREYKKWLGTRHSRSWVMLGMTEKADRVKSHFNVKSLSPQNSAICLKCHGTAAGAPPEFRLSTFHVEEGVQCESCHGPGEQYATEEVMKNKQQAIALGLRMPTKEVCLNCHMAKPSHEFMNKKPFDFEESYKKIAHMH; translated from the coding sequence ATGCATCGTGCTCGTATCCTTTCATTGGGGCTTGCAACGCTGATTGCGCTGGCGTCTTCGGCTCTCCTTCCTGGCGATGCGTTCCAGGCGTCCCGCGATGGAAGCACGAGGGCGCGGTACGCCGTTCCGGAAGACGACCTCTACAAGTCGCCGATTCAAATGGCTCTTTCGGGAGACGGCCGCCGGCTTTTCGTTGCTTGCGAGAATAGCGGCGAAGTGCTGGTCATCGACACCGCGGTCCGCAGAGTTGTAAGCAGCATGAGGACGGGGAGAAATCCGTTCGGCGTTGCGCTCAGCCCCGACGAGAGCCGTCTCTACGTCAGCAACCGCTGGGACGACAATGTAACGGTTTTCAATGTAGGAACGATGGAGGTCATCGGGCTGATCCCTGTGGGGGATGACCCTCACGGCCTGGTCACGGATGAGACCGGAAGATACTTGTTCGTCGCAAACCTGGGCACCGACGACGTGTCGGTGATCAATACTGCAGATTTCAAAGAGATCAAAAGGCTCGAGGCGGGCCGTTCACCCTTCGGAATAGCCTTTTCTCCGGACCACCGGTTCTTGTACGTGTCCAGCCAGCTGTCAGTCCCCGTCCCATTTCGCACGCCCCCGATTCTCGAACTCACGGTCATCGACGCAAAGCGCCAGGTTGTAGCCGGGAGGCGTCAATTGTTCTCCACCCTCATCGGACAGGATCTTGCCGTTTCCCCGGATAACCGTTTCGTTGTTGTGGCGCTGGAACTGCCCAAAAACCTTCTTCCGGAAACACAGGTGTACCAGGGCTGGATGGTCACTCACGGGTTTGCCGTTGCCGAAGCCGGACCGCAGGGGCGGGTGGCCTATTTCCTTCTGGATGAACCGAACCTCTATTATGCCGATCCCTTCGGCGTCGCGTTTTCACCGGATGGCCAGAGGCTCTACATCTCATCGAGCGGTGTGAATGCCGTCACCGTGATCGATATGAGGAGAGTGGCCGGACTTTTGCAGGCTCGTGACGGAAAGATCGGGCTGTCCGACGAAGCCATCGGCCTCAACGCCCGCAACCTGGGCCTCAGCTCTGAATATGTTCTGGCCCGCGTCCCTACCCAGTGTAATCCCAAGGATATGGTCGCTTCACCCGACGGCCGCTGGATCTATGTCGCCAATAGGCTCTCCGATTCCATCCAGGTCATCGATGCCGGGAACAACCAGGTTGCCGGTGCGATTGACCTGGGAGGGCCCAGCATCGAAACGGTGTTGCGCAGGGGTGCCAGGCTCTTCAACTACAGCAGCATCAGCTTTCAAAAACAGTTGAGCTGCAACACCTGCCACCCCGAGAATCACCTCGACGGCCTGGTCTACGACATTGTCGCGCCGGGAGACGGAATCGGGCGGAATCTGGTCGAAAACAGGACGATGAGAGACATAGCGGACACGGCCCCCTACAAGTGGTCAGGAACCAACCCGACGCTGCAACGCCAGGACGGACCAAGGGCTGCCCAATTGTTCTTCCGCTCCCACGGTTTTGAGAAGGATGACCTCGAAGCGACGGTCCATTTTATCGAATCACTTTCGTTAATGAACAGCCGGTACGCACCAGCAGACGGGCGGCTGAACGAGTTCCAAAGGCGGGGCAGAGCAGCATTCGAGCGGGCTTACACGAAAGACGGGCGCTACATCCCTGTGGCCAATCGATGCATAACCTGCCATCCGGCTCCTTATTACACCGACTGCATGACTCATGACGTCGGGACTCAAGCGAACACGGACGACAGCGGGGAGTTCGACACGCCTCAACTCGGTGACATCTACGACACTTCGCCGTTTCTGCACGATGGCCGCTGCTATTCGCTGGAGGAAATCTGGACGGTCTTCAATCCGGGCGACACTCACGGCGTCACCAACGACATGGCGAAGGAAAACTTGAACGAGCTGATCGAGTACATCAAAACTTTGTGGGTCGGCGAGCCGGTGCGTGACAAGGAGCTCTTCGCTTCTCTGTTCGTAAAGTCCACCACGGGGAACTACCGGCTAAGAGTAGAGGACCTGGATTCCCTCACCCGACCCGGCGCGAAATACATAGGCAATGAAGTCTGCGGAACCTGCCATGCGCGAGAGTACAAAAAGTGGCTGGGCACCAGACATTCACGAAGCTGGGTGATGCTGGGCATGACTGAGAAAGCCGACCGGGTCAAGTCGCATTTCAACGTGAAGTCATTGAGTCCCCAGAATAGCGCGATCTGCCTCAAGTGCCATGGGACGGCCGCAGGTGCTCCCCCGGAATTTCGGCTGTCCACGTTCCACGTCGAGGAAGGAGTTCAGTGCGAATCCTGTCATGGACCGGGGGAACAATACGCGACCGAAGAGGTGATGAAGAACAAACAGCAGGCGATAGCCCTGGGATTGCGAATGCCTACAAAAGAAGTTTGTCTGAACTGTCACATGGCCAAACCATCGCACGAATTCATGAACAAGAAGCCGTTCGATTTCGAGGAGTCGTACAAGAAGATTGCCCATATGCATTAG